A portion of the Cydia strobilella chromosome 5, ilCydStro3.1, whole genome shotgun sequence genome contains these proteins:
- the LOC134741798 gene encoding myrosinase 1-like produces the protein MRLAVILGFTALALGSNALYTKQSRKFPEGFVFGTATASYQIEGAWNEDGKSENIWDHITHNKPHVIADQSNGDITADSYHKYKRDVEMMRELGLDAYRFSLSWSRILPSGFTNEINQAGVDFYNNYINEMIKYNIQPMISLYHWDLPQKLQELGGFANPLVVEWFEDYARVAYELFGDRVKDWITFNEPKEVCYHGYGATNLAPQLNSAGVGDYLCAKNLVIAHAKAYHAYNNDFKPSQGGRCGITIAVTSLEPLTDSDEDEAAAEMHRQAEWGLYAEPIFSEQGGFPKEFSERVAAKSKAQGYPRSRLPEFTEEEKAYVKGSADFFGINHYTSRLISANEYKGEHPVPSMYDDIDTGEFVPADWPTSASTWLFQAPNSLYNVLTHMHKRYSGPVLYVTENGWSTGEGLQDDERVQYYRAALEGALDALDEGVRLEKYMAWSLMDNFEWMRGYTERFGLYEVDFTSPERTRTPRKSALVYKHIVANRMIDHNYEPASLDITIDEGY, from the exons ATGCGGTTAGCGGTCATCTTAGG tTTTACAGCATTGGCTCTCGGCAGCAATGCTCTCTACACAAAGCAGTCGAGGAAATTCCCTGAGGGCTTTGTATTTGGCACGGCCACCGCTTCCTACCAGATCGAAGGCGCTTGGAATGAAGACG GTAAAAGTGAAAACATCTGGGACCACATAACCCACAACAAACCTCACGTCATCGCAGACCAAAGCAATGGTGATATTACTGCAGACTCCTACCACAAATACAAACGCGACGTCGAAATGATGCGAGAACTGGGATTGGACGCGTACCGGTTCTCCCTTTCTTGGTCTAGAATTCTACCTTCAGGCTTTACCAACGAAATTAATCAAGCAGGCGTCGACTTCTACAACAACTACATCAATGAGATGATCAAATACAATATCCAACCCATGATCTCGCTATACCACTGGGACTTGCCTCAAAAACTACAAGAACTAGGAGGTTTTGCCAACCCTCTCGTCGTTGAATGGTTTGAAGATTACGCTAGAGTGGCTTACGAATTGTTCGGCGATAGAGTTAAAGACTGGATCACTTTTAACGAGCCTAAAGAAGTTTGTTACCATGGCTATGGTGCTACCAATTTGGCACCGCAGCTGAATTCTGCTGGTGTAGGAGACTATCTGTGCGCGAAGAACTTGGTGATTGCCCACGCGAAGGCCTATCACGCGTATAACAACGACTTCAAGCCCAGCCAGGGCGGGCGGTGCGGCATCACTATCGCTGTTACATCATTAGAGCCTCTGACGGATTCTGATGAGGATGAGGCAGCTGCTGAAATGCATAGACAAGCCGAG TGGGGCTTATACGCGGAACCCATTTTCTCTGAACAGGGCGGGTTCCCCAAAGAATTTTCCGAACGTGTCGCTGCTAAAAGCAAAGCGCAAGGCTACCCTAGATCTCGACTACCAGAATTTACTGAAGAAGAGAAGGCATACGTCAAAGGATCTGCAGATTTCTTCGGAATAAACCACTATACGTCTCGTCTGATATCAGCTAATGAATATAAGGGTGAACACCCCGTGCCCAGCATGTACGATGATATAGATACTGGAGAATTTGTGCCTGCAGATTGGCCAACTAGCGCTTCAACGTGGTTGTTT CAAGCACCGAATAGCCTGTACAACGTCCTAACCCACATGCACAAGAGGTACAGCGGCCCAGTGTTGTACGTGACTGAAAACGGGTGGTCGACGGGAGAGGGCCTGCAAGACGACGAACGCGTGCAGTACTACCGCGCCGCGCTGGAGGGCGCGTTGGACGCGTTGGACGAAGGAGTACGCCTTGAAAAGTACATGGCATGGAGCCTTATGGATAACTTTGAGTGGATGCGGGGATACAC GGAGCGTTTCGGATTGTACGAGGTGGACTTCACGTCTCCCGAACGGACGCGAACCCCGCGCAAGTCGGCACTCGTGTACAAGCACATCGTTGCCAATAGAATGATCGACCACAACTACGAACCAGCCAGCCTCGACATCACTATTGATGAAggatattaa